The sequence below is a genomic window from Phaenicophaeus curvirostris isolate KB17595 unplaced genomic scaffold, BPBGC_Pcur_1.0 scaffold_122, whole genome shotgun sequence.
AAGATTCGCACCCAAAATGAGAGCGTCCCCCAAAATCTCAGTATCGACCCCAAAAACCAGGGTATTTGACCCCACAAAATCACAATATTGACCCCAAGGTCACAGCACTCAGCCCAAAATCAGAGCGTTCCGACCCAAAAATCAAAGCGTTCACAACAAAAATGAGAGCGTCCACTAAAATCACAATATTCAACCCCCAAAAGCAGGGCGTTGGACTCCAAAATCGCAATAATCACCCCCAAATCAAAGCATCTGCcccaaaaatcagtgttcaGCCTAAAAATCCCAATATTCGCATAAAATCACAGCGTTCGCGCCTAAAAACCAGAGCAGCGAccccaaaaatcagtgtttacCCCAAAGATCACAATATTTGCCTCAAAAGCACAGTGTCTGCCTCAAAATCACACTATCCCCCTCAAAATCACAGTATCCGCTTCAAAAACCACAGTATCCGCCCCAAAATCACAATGTTTGCCTCAAATATCACAGTATTTGTCTCAAAAACCACAATATTCGCCTCAAACCCCAGAATATTCGCCTCAAAACCCAAATTATTCGCCTCAAAACCCAAATTATTCGCCTCAAAACCCAAATTATTCGCCTCAAAACCCAGAATATTCGCCTCAAACATCACAACATTCGCCTCAAACATCACAACGTTCGCCTCAAAACCCACATTTACCTCAAAAATCACAGTATTCGTCTCAAAAATCACAACATTCGCCTCAAAATCACAATATTTGCCTCAAAAATCACAATATTTGCTTCAAACATCACAGTATTTGCCTCAAAAATCACAATATTTGCCTCAAACCCCACAATATTTGCCTCAAAAGCCACAGTATTTGCCTCAAAATCACAACATTCATCTCAAAACCCACAGTATTTGCCCCAAAATCACAACATTCATCTCAAAAATCACAACATTCGCCTCAAACATCACAGCATTCGCCTCAAACATCACAGCATTCGCCTCAAAACCCACAATATTCGCCTCAAATATCACAACATTCGCCTCAAAAATCACAATATTTGCCTCAAAAATCCCTGAATCTCTCCTCAAAATCCCCTCCTCACCAAGGGCGgcagcggggccggggctgcgggaAAAGTGCTCGCGGCGGCTGCGCTGCTGCCTCAggttctgggggaaaaaaaggggaaaatggggtcagaaagaggagagaaaggaaaaagaaacaaaaggaaaaggaaaaagggtcataaagaagagaaaaagcgggaaagtgaaaaggagaaagagaaaaagggggTAAAAGTGGGGGAAGAACcatcaaaaaggagaaaaagggggaaaatgaagggaaaaatagCTGAAAgtgaagggaaaatgaaaaaaaatacggcaaaaaggcagaaaaatggagaaagaaccatcagaaatgagaaaagaggagaaaaagggaaggaaaatggctgaaaattaaagaaaaaaggagacaaacaaggtaaaaaggcagaaaaatggaGGGAGAAGCGTCAGAAATGAGGAAAGTGGAGAAAAATTGAGCAAAAAAGGTCTGAAagtgaagagaaaaggagaaaaatatggcgaaaaggcagaaagaagagtGAAGAACaatcagaaaggagaaaaagggagaaaagggaaggaaaagggtcAGAAAGTGAAGGGAAATTGAGGCAAACTGGGtaaaatggcagaaaaatgGAACAGAAACCATTAGAAatatggaaagaggaaaaaaacggggaaaaaaaagctcaaaagtgaaaagaaaaggattaaattacagcaaaaaagcagaaaaatgatcaaaaagtaagaaaggggagaaaaaggaggggaaaaagggggggaaatggaaaaagagaggaaaaatggagggaaaagaaaagaaaaatgaaaaaaatagaaaacggggtaaaaaaaggagaactcaaataaaaaaatggggaaaaaggtaaaaaatggggagaaagggtaaaaaaggggggagaaagggtaaaaaaggggggagaaagggtaaaaaagggggggaaggggagggaaaaggggggaaacgggagggaaaaggggggaaacgggagggaaaaggggggaaacgGGAGGCAAAAGGGGGGAAACGGGAGGcaaaagggggggaaggggtcTCCGTCCTCACCTCCGTCCGCACCTCCAGCACCGACTTGAAGTCATTGGACATGGCCGCCAGCTTGGACTGAGGGGGGGCGATCGAGATGGGGGGGGtgaggtggggctggggggcgctCTGGgcacccccatatcccccctcctgcccctccaacaccccctttttttgccccccacccccccttcaCCTGCAAAGAAACCACGACGGTGTTGGAATGGCTCTGGCCGTGGCgacccccccggccccccctcGCCTTCACCACCTCTTGCAGCTCCGCGATTTGCTTGTTGAGGCTTCCGATATCCTGCAGGGATTAAAAAAGGGGGGTCAGGagcgccccccacccccccaaaaccctaaaaccaccccccccccctctaAAAACCTGTCGGATGATGTAGGTGAGCTCCTCGATCTCCAAGGCTTTATCGTCAAACAAGGATTTCCGCTTGGCCACTGCGGAAAAATAAAATGGCGGGGCAAGAAATAGGAAATGGGGGGTCAGGGcacccccttttctgccccccctCCCTGTTTTTATAACTCTTAAACTCACAAATCGTCAGCTTTTCAAGTTTGGCAAAGGTGTTGCTGAGATCCTTCCCGATCCGcctgtgaataaaaaaaaaaccgagccacttaaaataaatgaaaaaaacttggAAGCGGggtccctcccctccccggcaccccaacccccccctaggccccccaaatccctcccaaAACCACAGGGACCCCCTCgaattccttttccttcccttgtgtCGTCACTGGGGACCCCAAATTTgctcccccaccccaaaaatcccccccgggaccccaaatttgcccccccaccccaaaaatccccccccaggaccccaaatctgccccctTCACCCCCCTTACCCGGCCATGAGGCTGAACTCGCTGCGCTGCCTCCCGACTCCTGCGGCCACTcgcccccccgcagcccccccctGGAATAAAAAagagggggggcagggggtgagaTTTGAGGGAgatccccttcccccccaccccagccccccaacttCCCCCTCAgcgccccctcctccccattttGGGGCTGTAGGAGGAGATTTGAGAGATAGGGGTGGCCCAAGACCCCCCCCCTATCTATTTAAGAGGAATAAAAAAGCGCTAAAGCTCCTCCTTAATCTCATTtcgcaaataaaaaaaaggattttgggTTATGGGGGAGAATTTAAGGGCTGGGGAGGCCCccgacccccccaacccccccctttgccccccccaaccattttaagaggaaaaaagaagaactAAAGTTCTTTTTTAACCCCCCCCTTACTCATTTTGGGGATAAAGAAGAGGATTTTGGGTTACGGGGAGGAATTTAAGAACAGAGAACGCCTCAGACCGCCTGTTTttcccacagacccccccattttgcccccagacccccccactttgcccccagacccccccactTTGCCCCCTCTCACCTGCCCCCCCTGCAGCGAGCGGCAGGCGGATAAGAACTCGGGGGTGCGGTCGCGGCAGGACGAGGCCAtggggggggctcgggggggctcggAGGGCGGCGacggggggcgaggggggggaACGGGGGTCAAAAAAgtggggggcagcgggggggggggggcaagggggaGGCAGCGGCTCCCGCTGAACGCCCGGTTCCCGCTGCCTACGGCGCATCGGGGCACATggcctgggctgggggggggtaaagggggggtcagaggtgagagggacccccaaaccgaCCCCCCGAATCCAATTAGGGCCCCCCCAAGTCTCTCTAATCCAACCGGGACCCCTCAAAATCTCCCCAATCCAACtggatcccccccaaaccctcctccAAATCCAACCAGGACCCCCCCTAATCCAACCAGgaccccccaagccccctccaaATCCaattgggaccccccccaaaccaaccaggacccccaaactccccctaATTCAATCGGGACCCCTCAAACCCTCCTCCAAATCCAATCAGGACTCCTCCTAATAcaactgggaccccccaaagccccctccAAATCCAaccgggaccccccaaaccccccataaTCCAaccgggacccccccagacccaacCAGGATCCCCTAAATCCCCCTCCAAATCTAaccgggaccccccaaacctccatAATCCAACCGAGACCCCCCCAATCCAACCGGGGTCCCCTAAATCCCCCTCCAAATCGAAccgggaccccccaaatcccccataATCCAACCGggagcccccccagatccaactGGGACCCTCTACAGCGCCCCCTTCCCCCCTCGGTTCCCGGGACACCGgctcccctgcccccccccccaagcccccggTACCGGTTCGTTCGGAGCCGCCGCTGCCGGGACGCGGCCCCGTGCGTGATGACGTCACCGCGGCGCCAGCGCCACGTAGGAAGCGGAAGTCCGCCGAGAGACCGGAAGTGCGAGCGAGAGGCAGAGCAGAGCGGCCCCCCAGCAACGGGTCTAGCGACGGGCCCCGCCTCTAGCAACCGAGGGGCCGTAGGGGGAAACAGGagaataaagaagaaactgGGATCAAAGTAAAAGGGTAAAAGTAAAAGTTTGAATAAAATGAAGAGTTAAGGGCAAAACTGGGAGATAAAGAAGCAAATTTGGGTAAAAACCTGTTGGATAAGAGATAAATCGAGGGAAAATGGCCTAAAAGTTGGCCTCAAACTGAGAAAACgtgtaaataaagcaaaaagctAGGGAGCTGCGAGCAAAACTGGAGGAATAAACGCATAAAAATGGaataaagagggaaaataaacGTGAAAAGTGGGGGGGTGAAGAGCTAAAACTAGAGAGCTCATCTCTATGGTAGCTAGGGGCGGGCAGACAAGCCCGGAGGGCCCATCTCTATGGTTGGGGGCGGGTAGATAGGCCCGGAGGCCCCATCTCTATGGTTGGGGGCGGGTAGACAAGGCCGGAGGCCCAGCGTCTCTATGGTTAGGGGGCGGGTAGATAAGGCCGGAGGCCCCGCGTCTCTGTGGTTGGATGAGGGGCCGGAGCGGCCCCGGAGGTGTCATGGCGGCTCGGCGCTGGGCGCTGGCGGTAGCGAGGGCGGCGGTGCCGGTGGGGGccgggctggggctgtgggcgGCGGTGGGAGCCGGGGAACCGGGGCGCCAGGAGGCCCTGAAGGTGCGGGGGAGGAatatggggggctgggaccgggaatagggggttgggggggaatatggggggctgggaccgggaattggggggggggggggggagaataTGGGGGACTCGGAGGGTTAAATGGGGGGGGGAGAATATGGGGGGAGGGGACCAGTATCAAGAGCACGAGATTGAACTGGGAtaactgggagggggctggaagCCGAAGCCGGgactgggggagctgggaccGACCGCAAGGGGAGAATTGGGACCAGTATCAGGAGCTGGGGGTTgagctgggggaactgggagagagAGAATGGGAGCTGGGGCAACTGAGAAGAGCTGGGACCTGTACCATGAGCAGGGGGTTGAACTGGGAcaactgggagggggctggaagCGGAACCCGGGACTGGGGGAGCCGGGACCAACCCCAAGGGGAGAACTGGGACCAGTATCAGGAGCAGGGGGTTGAACTGGGATGGGGCCTGGAAGCGGAACCCGGGACCGGGGGGGGTGCTGGGATCGGCCCTAGGGGTTGAactggtcccagtttggggctgggggtggcGACCGGGCCGCTGTGCCCCCCGCAGGCGCTGCCGGAGGTGACCTCGGAGCTGCTGGCTCAGCGGCGGCTCCACAACGAGCTGATCGTGGCGGCGCTGCGCGAGGCGGCCGAGACCGACGAGAACGTGGCGCGGCGGCCGGTGCCGTGGCGGAAATGACCCCGCGAGTCCCGGAACCGGGACTAGGATTGTAAACACAAGGGTTAATTGGAGCCGGAACCATCAGGACTGGGATTAATTGGACCTGGAACCATCAGGACTGGATTAACTGGACCTGAAACCATTAGCGGCGGCTCCTGTTGGCTCCGGAACCATCAATGCGGACACGGGTTGCGCCTGGAACTATTAAACAGTGACACCGGTTGCGCATGGGCTTCTgttgtgctttttcttcagGGCGGGTCCCTCTTGGGCCTTGAAAGTGTGAAGCCAGGAGGTGTTTGTGGCCACGGGTTGGGTCTGGGACCAAAAACCCGGGGAAGCGGTTGCACCCGGAGCCACTAAAAGTGAGCACCGGGTCCAGCTGGAAGGTGAGGAATGGTTGTACCCGGAACCATTAAGTGGTGGCGCTGGTTTCACCTGGGAACCCTTAAATGTGATGCACAATTGCACCTGGGCCcattaaacacagacacagGCGGAACCCTTAAGTGGGGGCACCAGTTACCCTCTGAATGCAGGGAACGGTTGCACCCGGAACCCTTAAGTGGGGGCACCGGTTCCCCTCTGAACGCCGGGAACGCTTGCATCCGGAACCATTAGTCTCGGGCACGGGTTTCACCCAGACCCGTTAGGCGAAGCACCGGTTGCCGGGGGAACAGTTAGGCGCGGGCACCGCCCCCTGCCGGAACGCTTTGCCCGGGGACCGCGCCTTCACGGGGCGACGCTCCCTACTCGGACGCGTTTCGCGGTTGCGCCGCGGCCGGAAGCCCGTCCTCGCGGCCGCTGTTTCCGGCCGGAGGCGCTCGGCGGTCGCGCTTCCGGGCGGGCGATGGCGGGCGGCGCGGAGGAGGCGCCGGTGGCGGCTCCGGTGGCTCCGCGGCCGCTGTTcgggggctgctggagctgccgcCTCCTGTGCGGCGCGGGGCTCGTGGCCACCGCGCTCTGGCTCTACCGGGGGCCGCGGCGGAGCATGCGGGCCGGGATCCCGCCGGACATGGCGGCCATCGCCCAGATCACCCTGGCCATCAGTGAGCGTCACCATGGCAACGGGAGGGGTCCCCACGGCAACGGGGGAGtgaagaggagggggggggtcTCCATGGcaacgggggggggggagaggaggagggagggggggggagaggaggagggaggggggggagaggaggagggaggggggggagaggaggagggaggggggggagaggaggagggaggggggggagaggaggagggaggggggggagaggaggagggaggggggggagaggaggagggaggggggggagaggaggagggaggggggggagaggaggagggaggggggggagaggaggagggaggggggggagaggaggagggaggggggagaggaggagggaggggggagaggaggagggaggggggagaggaggagggagggggggagaggaggagggaggggggggagaggaggagggaggggggggagaggaggaggggggtcTCCATGGCAAcggggatgctggggtggggggcaaaTAGAAACatagggatgctgggggggggaaGCGGGGTTGCCATGGCAACATGGTGATGCAGGAGCCGTCGCCATGGCAACAGGAGCCCCCCTCTCATTCTCCCCCCCCCCTCAGGTGTCGGGGCCTGGGGAGCCGTCGTGCTGGTGGATCCAGTCGGGAAGCAGAAGCGCAAggagcccccctccccccaataAACCCCCCCAGACGATCCCAAAGCACCTTCGAAATCTGAGAAGGGGgcggggactggggggggggaggagcgTTTATTTCCGTCCCCgggtgggggaagggaggggggaaagcgagggctcttcctcttcttcttcctccccttcttcctcttccgGGAGGGGGTCAGGATCTGTGGGGGGGCAGCACCGAGCCCAGAATGGGGGACACCCCCCagcccaggaccccaaaaccctcccccccaaaacaaaattcaaggcccccccaacccccaaaaaaacaatGGGGtgtccccccagcaccccccaaccccccattttgggggggtcggaggagtttggggtcccccctcaccTCCGCTCGGCTCCACGCGGCCAATGGACTCGGGGGCGATGGC
It includes:
- the STX5 gene encoding syntaxin-5 — encoded protein: MGPPEAGPVARPVAGGPLCSASRSHFRSLGGLPLPTWRWRRGDVITHGAASRQRRLRTNRPGHVPRCAVGSGNRAFSGSRCLPLAPPPPLPPTFLTPVPPPRPPSPPSEPPRAPPMASSCRDRTPEFLSACRSLQGGQGGAAGGRVAAGVGRQRSEFSLMAGRIGKDLSNTFAKLEKLTILAKRKSLFDDKALEIEELTYIIRQDIGSLNKQIAELQEVVKARGGRGGRHGQSHSNTVVVSLQSKLAAMSNDFKSVLEVRTENLRQQRSRREHFSRSPGPAAALGGPAVLQDDPPRSGSVAIDMDARTSQQLQLLDEQDSYIQSRADTMQNIESTIVELGSIFQQLAHMVKEQEETIQRIDASVEDAHLNVEAAHGEILKYFQSVTSNRWLMVKIFLVLLLFFIVFVVFFA
- the UQCC3 gene encoding ubiquinol-cytochrome-c reductase complex assembly factor 3 translates to MAARRWALAVARAAVPVGAGLGLWAAVGAGEPGRQEALKALPEVTSELLAQRRLHNELIVAALREAAETDENVARRPVPWRK
- the DMAC1 gene encoding distal membrane-arm assembly complex protein 1: MAGGAEEAPVAAPVAPRPLFGGCWSCRLLCGAGLVATALWLYRGPRRSMRAGIPPDMAAIAQITLAISVGAWGAVVLVDPVGKQKRKEPPSPQ